A DNA window from Ranitomeya imitator isolate aRanImi1 chromosome 2, aRanImi1.pri, whole genome shotgun sequence contains the following coding sequences:
- the GPANK1 gene encoding G patch domain and ankyrin repeat-containing protein 1 produces MNFPRLITFTKAREKSDLWENGEQRTKASPRTGEGNISGAEAKTFYESLLSNEGETAKKPFQKRKRVTLSSYEGAGQSQHRPTTTAPRGIDHLDSHRLLNCSQHGDLKGVRRLLEKEGCNVNFQDGYYWTAMMCAAYAGKKDVVGYLLTRGAAWIGVCDTKGKDALTLAEEAGHRDVVQMLQDSLRDQPQDRTPRANPPERKYCNVCKTHYQEDSIETHERSTVHLFNTKKKLPSTYYVIPQHNIGYKMMVKEGWDSEAGLGPDGTGRKFPVQTVLKRDHKGLGFQSNEKPKVTHFAANDTLAVARPAITHRRTERVATVSRKEERRKEAKAKAWERDLRTYMNIDL; encoded by the exons ATGAACTTCCCTCGGCTCATCACATTCACCAAAGCTCGGGAGAAGTCAGACCTCTGGGAAAACGGAGAACAAAGAACCAAGGCTTCACCCCGGACAGGAGAGGGGAACATCTCTGGTGCGGAGGCAAAAACTTTCTATGAGAGTCTCCTATCAAATGAAGGGGAGACGGCCAAGAAACCTTTTCAGAAACGTAAGCGGGTCACTTTGTCCTCATACGAGGGAGCAGGACAATCTCAGCACAGACCGACCACGACTGCTCCTCGGGGCATTGACCATCTAGATAGCCACCGGCTACTAAACTGCTCACAACATGGAGACCTAAAGGGTGTGAGACGGCTCCTGGAGAAGGAGGGCTGCAATGTCAATTTTCAGGATGGTTATTACTGGACGGCCATGATGTGCGCCGCATATGCTGGGAAAAAGGATGTAGTGGGGTATCTGCTGACGAGGGGCGCAGCCTGGATTGGGGTATGCGACACTAAGGGAAAAGACGCTTTGACCTTAGCAGAAGAGGCCGGTCATCGGGACGTGGTACAGATGCTCCAGGATTCCCTGAGGGATCAACCTCAAGACAGGACTCCAAG AGCTAATCCACCGGAAAGAAAATACTGCAACGTCTGCAAGACTCATTACCAAGAAGACAGTATCGAGACTCACGAGCGCTCCACCGTGCATCTCTTCAACACAAAAAAGAAGCTTCCTTCCACCTACTACGTCATCCCGCAGCACAACATCGGGTATAAGATGATGGTGAAGGAGGGCTGGGACTCTGAGGCCGGGCTCGGGCCCGACGGCACCGGCAGGAAGTTCCCTGTACAGACCGTTCTCAAGAGAGACCACAAAGGCCTTGGTTTCCAAAGCAACGAGAAGCCAAAAGTCACCCATTTTGCCGCTAACGACACTTTGGCAGTAGCCAGGCCGGCGATCACACACCGGAGAACCGAGCGAGTGGCGACTGTCAGCAGGAAGGAGGAGAGGAGGAAAGAGGCCAAAGCGAAGGCCTGGGAGCGAGACTTGAGGACATACATGAATATTGACCTATAG